In Streptomyces sp. SLBN-118, the following are encoded in one genomic region:
- a CDS encoding S8 family serine peptidase encodes MATAALGAAVALANPVGAAHASPVASGTSAAAVSSPAAWAAGTRAYLVITAPGDTSAVRTAVTNNGGTVFANYDAIGVIVAHSASSAFAGTMRGVSGVQLVGATRTSDVPADAYNPALPATPTQSTTTLTESNRWDMTQIKADKAWAVTTGSPAVKVGVLDTGVDDLHQDIAPNFDAADSVSCAYGKADTRTGAWRPVGDHGTHVAGTIAAAKNGKGVIGVAPSVKISSVRIAEPDTSMFFAENTVCGFMWAGDHGFKVTNNSYYTDPWMFNCPDNADQAAIIEGVKRAQEYAENKGSLQIAAAGNSNYDLANKRTDTSSPNDSTPVTRTITNACIDIPTELPGVVTVAAMGNGNVKASYSNFGRSIIDVAAPGGDGASGVYSTLPGGKYGTMNGTSMASPHVAGVAALLASADPAATPADLRTRLATQATDTACPSDSRCTGTTTVNSFFGEGQVDALKAVGGTPPPGAYFENTADVAVADNSTVESPITVTGVSGNAPATLKVGVDIKHTYRGDLVLSLVAPDGTVYTLEDFPNNDGSDNVAKTYSVNASSEVAAGTWKLRVADLASQDTGKIDAWNLTF; translated from the coding sequence GTGGCCACGGCTGCCCTTGGAGCGGCCGTGGCGCTCGCGAACCCCGTCGGGGCGGCGCACGCCTCCCCGGTCGCGTCCGGAACCTCAGCGGCTGCTGTGTCGTCCCCGGCCGCGTGGGCCGCCGGTACCCGCGCCTATCTGGTGATCACCGCGCCGGGAGACACCTCGGCCGTACGGACGGCCGTCACCAACAACGGCGGCACGGTCTTCGCGAACTACGACGCGATCGGCGTGATCGTGGCGCACTCGGCCTCCTCGGCCTTCGCCGGCACCATGCGCGGCGTCAGCGGCGTCCAACTGGTGGGCGCCACGCGGACGTCGGACGTCCCGGCCGATGCGTACAACCCCGCGCTGCCCGCGACTCCCACGCAATCGACGACCACCCTCACCGAGTCCAACCGCTGGGACATGACCCAGATCAAGGCTGACAAGGCCTGGGCCGTCACCACCGGCTCCCCGGCCGTCAAGGTCGGCGTCCTGGACACCGGCGTCGACGACCTCCACCAGGACATCGCGCCCAACTTCGACGCCGCCGACTCCGTTTCCTGCGCCTACGGCAAGGCCGACACCCGCACCGGCGCCTGGCGCCCCGTCGGCGATCACGGCACGCATGTCGCGGGCACGATCGCGGCCGCCAAGAACGGCAAGGGCGTCATCGGCGTCGCGCCGAGCGTGAAGATCTCCTCGGTCCGTATCGCCGAGCCCGACACGAGCATGTTCTTCGCCGAGAACACCGTCTGCGGGTTCATGTGGGCGGGCGACCACGGCTTCAAGGTCACCAACAACAGCTATTACACCGACCCGTGGATGTTCAACTGCCCGGACAACGCCGACCAGGCGGCCATCATCGAGGGTGTGAAACGGGCGCAGGAGTACGCGGAGAACAAGGGCTCACTGCAGATCGCGGCAGCGGGCAACTCCAACTACGACCTGGCCAACAAGCGGACCGACACCTCGAGCCCGAACGACTCGACCCCGGTCACCCGCACCATCACCAACGCCTGCATCGACATCCCCACCGAACTGCCGGGCGTGGTGACCGTCGCGGCGATGGGCAACGGCAACGTCAAGGCCTCGTACTCCAACTTCGGCCGGAGCATCATCGACGTCGCCGCCCCGGGAGGCGACGGCGCGTCAGGGGTCTACTCGACGCTGCCCGGCGGCAAGTACGGCACCATGAACGGCACCTCGATGGCCTCCCCGCACGTCGCGGGCGTGGCGGCGCTGCTGGCGAGCGCCGACCCTGCCGCCACGCCGGCCGACCTGCGGACCAGGCTGGCAACCCAGGCCACCGACACCGCCTGCCCCTCCGACAGCCGTTGCACGGGCACGACCACCGTCAACAGCTTCTTCGGCGAGGGTCAGGTCGACGCGCTCAAAGCCGTCGGCGGCACCCCGCCGCCCGGCGCGTACTTCGAGAACACCGCCGATGTCGCCGTCGCCGACAACAGCACGGTGGAGTCCCCGATCACGGTGACCGGCGTCAGCGGCAACGCCCCGGCCACGCTGAAGGTGGGGGTGGACATCAAGCACACGTACCGCGGCGATCTCGTACTTTCCTTGGTGGCCCCCGACGGCACGGTCTACACCCTGGAGGACTTCCCGAACAACGACGGCAGCGACAACGTCGCCAAGACGTACTCGGTGAACGCCTCCTCGGAGGTGGCGGCAGGAACGTGGAAGCTGCGTGTCGCTGACCTGGCCTCCCAGGACACCGGCAAGATCGACGCCTGGAACCTGACCTTCTAG
- a CDS encoding Fpg/Nei family DNA glycosylase gives MPELPDVEGFREVLASCAQGKRITRVDVYDAGVLHGVSAARLSRDLEGHRFTAPARHGKWLLARTDGPTVLLHFGMTGQLVCCREADRPDPHDRVVFTVGRNQLRYRDQRRLQGLWLADDADTDVARILDDQGVDAMSVKRAEFDELLSRRRGRIKSALTNQSVLAGLGNLLADEILWRARLHPARRADQLTGDELHRLHTEMRRTLRSSVHAGRVPTRKSWLTGRRDDADPTCPRCEAPLCRTRVGGRGTVWCPRCQPDMP, from the coding sequence ATGCCCGAGCTGCCCGACGTCGAGGGGTTCCGGGAGGTCCTCGCGTCCTGTGCGCAAGGCAAGCGGATCACGCGGGTCGACGTGTACGACGCGGGCGTCCTGCACGGGGTGAGCGCGGCGAGGCTGAGCCGCGACCTGGAAGGTCACCGGTTCACGGCACCAGCGCGGCACGGCAAGTGGCTGCTCGCCCGCACCGACGGGCCCACCGTGCTGCTGCACTTCGGCATGACCGGACAGCTGGTCTGCTGCCGCGAGGCGGACCGGCCCGATCCGCACGACCGCGTCGTTTTCACCGTCGGCCGGAACCAACTGCGCTACCGCGACCAGCGCAGGCTGCAGGGCCTCTGGCTCGCCGACGACGCAGACACCGACGTTGCGCGCATCCTGGACGACCAGGGCGTTGACGCGATGTCAGTGAAACGGGCCGAGTTCGACGAGTTGTTGTCCCGGCGGCGCGGCCGCATCAAGTCGGCCCTGACCAATCAGTCCGTGCTCGCCGGGCTCGGCAATCTGCTGGCCGACGAGATCCTGTGGCGCGCCCGCCTGCATCCGGCCCGCCGGGCCGACCAACTGACCGGCGACGAGCTCCACCGGCTGCACACCGAGATGCGCCGTACCCTGCGCTCATCGGTGCACGCCGGCCGCGTACCCACCCGGAAGTCCTGGCTCACCGGCCGCCGCGACGACGCCGACCCGACCTGCCCGCGTTGCGAAGCGCCGCTGTGCCGCACGCGGGTCGGCGGCCGCGGCACTGTGTGGTGCCCCCGGTGCCAGCCGGACATGCCATGA